ATCAAGTCTGTTTTTTTCATCAGGTCTCCCTGTTAATCTTTTTTCAGCTTCTTCAAAACTTAATTCAAAGTAAAGTGTTAAATCAGGTACAAAATTATCTAATATTCTTTTTTGTAAATCGTTTAGATAATCAATCCCGAGTCCTCTAGCACCACCTTGATAAGCAGTTGTTGAATCCATGAAGCGATCTGAGATAACAATATATCCTTTTGCAAGATATGGTTTGATCACTTTTTCTAAATGTTCTTTTCTTGCGGCAATAAAAAGTAATGCTTCAGTTCAAGGTTCCATACCGATGCCATCGTTGTTTAAAACTATTTTTCTAAGTTTTTCTGAAATTGGTAATCCACCAGGTTCTCTAGTCATTATTACCTTATAGTTTAGAGCTTCTAAATGTTCTTTAACTCTTTGTAAAG
This region of Mesoplasma melaleucae genomic DNA includes:
- the tmk gene encoding dTMP kinase, translated to MFISIEGMDGSGKTTALQRVKEHLEALNYKVIMTREPGGLPISEKLRKIVLNNDGIGMEPWTEALLFIAARKEHLEKVIKPYLAKGYIVISDRFMDSTTAYQGGARGLGIDYLNDLQKRILDNFVPDLTLYFELSFEEAEKRLTGRPDEKNRLDEEGQKFKEGVKSAFEELVKKELERITVIDAGKSPDEVFEAAKNVILEKIKLWEKEKH